A DNA window from Hordeum vulgare subsp. vulgare chromosome 1H, MorexV3_pseudomolecules_assembly, whole genome shotgun sequence contains the following coding sequences:
- the LOC123410510 gene encoding uncharacterized protein LOC123410510, with translation MASLTVSQTTPAASNANKQREGAEIITGAEACYAHSKELLKGLGFPGGVMPLRGLDECGLVRETGYVWMRQGKPYEHHFRATGTRVRYDAEVTAYVEEGRMKRMTGVRSKQMMLWVPIVEMSLDGADKVYFKSNVGIGRSFPATAFADEDDAPAAAATEANDKH, from the coding sequence ATGGCCTCCCTCACCGTCTCGCAGACGACACCGGCGGCCAGCAACGCCAACAAGCAACGCGAGGGCGCGGAAATCATCACCGGCGCGGAGGCGTGCTACGCGCACTCCAAGGAGCTCCTTAAGGGGCTGGGGTTCCCCGGCGGGGTGATGCCGCTGCGTGGGCTGGACGAGTGCGGGCTGGTGCGGGAGACCGGGTACGTGTGGATGCGGCAGGGGAAGCCCTACGAGCACCACTTCCGCGCCACGGGCACCCGGGTGCGCTACGACGCCGAGGTGACGGCGTACGTGGAGGAAGGGCGGATGAAGCGGATGACCGGCGTCCGGAGCAAGCAGATGATGCTCTGGGTGCCCATCGTCGAGATGAGCCTCGACGGCGCCGACAAGGTCTACTTCAAGTCCAACGTCGGCATCGGCCGCTCCTTCCCCGCCACCGCCTTCGCCGACGAGGACGACGCGCCGGCGGCCGCCGCCACCGAGGCCAACGACAAGCATTGA